Proteins from one Actinobacillus delphinicola genomic window:
- the uvrA gene encoding excinuclease ABC subunit UvrA, which translates to MENIDIRGARTHNLKNINLTIPRDKLIVITGLSGSGKSSLAFDTLYAEGQRRYVESLSAYARQFLSLMEKPDVDHIEGLSPAISIEQKSTSHNPRSTVGTITEIHDYLRLLFARVGEPRCPTHHTPLTAQTISQMVDKVMSLPEGSKWMLLAPLVRNRKGEHSKLLENIAAQGYLRARIDGEICDLSDPPKLELQKKHDIEVVVDRFKIREDLAPRLAESFETALELSGGLAVVASMDDKEAEEILFSANFACPHCGYSVSELEPRLFSFNNPAGACPTCDGLGVQQYFDEHLVVRNPSISLAGGAIKGWDRRNFYYFQMLSSLAKHYHFDIETPWEDLSPEIKDIILNGSKDEEIEFQYINDRGDVVVRHHPFEGILNNMARRYKETESLAVREELAKNMGQRPCKDCEGSRLRLEARNVFINDVNLPMIAEQSIGEALSFFENLELTGQRAKIAEKILKEIKDRLQFLVNVGLNYLSLARSADTLSGGEAQRIRLASQIGAGLVGVMYVLDEPSIGLHQRDNDRLLKTLLHLRNLGNTVIVVEHDEDAILAADHIIDIGPGAGVHGGEVVAQGTPAEIMQDPKSITGKFLSGKEKIEIPEKRTPIDHDKQLVLTGAHGNNLKDVTLKIPVGLFTCVTGVSGSGKSTLINDTLFPLAQNVLNRAENQQVAPYRSIDGLQFFDKVIDINQSPIGRTPRSNPATYTGIFTPIRELFAGVPEARARGYNVGRFSFNVKGGRCEACQGDGVIKVEMHFLPDVYVPCDQCKGKRYNRETLEIFYKGKNIHQVLDMTVEEAREFFDAIPVLARKLQTLIDVGLSYIRLGQSSTTLSGGEAQRVKLATELSKRDTGKTLYLLDEPTTGLHFADIKQLLTVLHRLRDQGNTIVVIEHNLDVIKTADWIVDLGPEGGNGGGQIIAEGTPEDICKKGISHTGRFLKPILDKQK; encoded by the coding sequence ATGGAAAATATCGATATTCGTGGTGCACGTACCCACAATTTAAAAAATATTAATCTTACCATCCCACGTGATAAATTGATCGTCATTACAGGGCTTTCTGGATCAGGAAAGTCTTCTTTAGCTTTCGATACGCTTTATGCTGAAGGGCAGCGCCGTTATGTAGAATCGTTGTCGGCATACGCTCGTCAATTTTTATCATTAATGGAAAAGCCAGATGTCGATCATATTGAAGGGTTATCACCTGCGATTTCTATTGAGCAAAAATCGACTTCACATAATCCACGTTCAACAGTAGGGACAATCACAGAAATCCATGACTATCTGCGCTTATTGTTTGCTCGAGTTGGTGAGCCACGTTGTCCTACGCACCATACACCGTTGACTGCACAAACCATTAGCCAAATGGTAGATAAAGTAATGAGTTTGCCAGAAGGAAGTAAATGGATGTTGCTTGCACCTTTGGTCCGTAACCGCAAGGGAGAACATTCAAAACTTCTAGAAAACATTGCTGCTCAAGGATATTTACGTGCACGAATTGATGGTGAAATTTGTGATCTTTCCGATCCGCCAAAATTAGAATTACAGAAAAAACACGATATTGAAGTCGTGGTTGACCGTTTTAAAATCCGTGAAGATTTAGCGCCACGTCTTGCTGAATCTTTTGAAACGGCACTTGAACTTTCAGGTGGATTAGCCGTGGTGGCATCTATGGATGATAAAGAGGCTGAAGAAATTTTATTTTCTGCAAATTTTGCCTGCCCACATTGTGGTTATTCGGTTTCTGAACTTGAGCCGCGTTTATTTTCTTTTAATAATCCTGCAGGGGCTTGTCCAACCTGTGATGGATTAGGTGTCCAACAATATTTTGATGAACATCTTGTGGTGCGTAATCCCTCCATTTCTCTTGCGGGTGGTGCAATTAAAGGATGGGATCGCCGTAATTTTTATTATTTTCAAATGCTAAGTTCTTTGGCAAAACATTATCATTTTGATATTGAAACTCCATGGGAAGATCTATCCCCTGAAATAAAAGATATTATTTTAAATGGGTCTAAAGACGAAGAGATTGAATTCCAATATATCAATGATCGAGGAGATGTGGTGGTTCGCCATCATCCTTTCGAAGGGATTCTCAATAATATGGCGCGTCGCTATAAAGAAACTGAATCTTTAGCAGTGCGAGAAGAATTGGCTAAAAATATGGGGCAACGACCTTGCAAAGATTGTGAAGGCTCTCGTTTACGTTTAGAAGCACGTAATGTCTTTATTAATGATGTGAATTTACCAATGATTGCTGAGCAAAGTATTGGTGAGGCATTGAGTTTCTTTGAAAATCTTGAATTAACGGGGCAACGTGCCAAGATTGCAGAAAAAATCTTAAAAGAAATTAAAGATCGTTTGCAATTTTTAGTCAATGTAGGGCTCAACTATCTTTCATTAGCACGTAGTGCCGATACGTTATCGGGCGGTGAAGCGCAGCGTATCCGTTTAGCAAGCCAAATTGGAGCAGGTTTAGTGGGCGTGATGTATGTGTTGGATGAACCATCAATCGGCTTGCATCAACGAGATAATGATCGTTTGCTAAAAACATTATTACATCTGCGTAATCTAGGGAATACGGTTATTGTTGTTGAACATGATGAAGATGCAATTTTAGCGGCAGATCATATTATTGATATTGGTCCTGGCGCAGGGGTACATGGTGGGGAAGTGGTTGCACAAGGTACGCCAGCGGAAATTATGCAGGATCCAAAATCTATCACGGGGAAATTCTTATCTGGTAAAGAAAAAATTGAGATTCCTGAAAAACGTACGCCGATCGATCACGATAAGCAATTAGTTTTAACTGGAGCGCACGGGAACAATTTAAAAGATGTAACCTTGAAAATTCCTGTTGGGTTATTTACTTGCGTGACGGGGGTGTCAGGTTCAGGAAAGTCAACTTTAATCAATGATACGCTGTTCCCATTGGCACAAAATGTATTAAATCGTGCTGAAAATCAACAAGTTGCGCCATATCGTAGTATTGATGGTTTACAGTTCTTTGATAAGGTTATTGACATTAATCAAAGCCCAATTGGACGCACGCCACGTTCTAATCCTGCGACATATACAGGCATTTTTACCCCAATTCGAGAACTTTTTGCTGGCGTACCAGAGGCTCGAGCACGTGGCTATAACGTGGGACGTTTTAGTTTCAACGTAAAAGGTGGACGGTGTGAGGCCTGCCAAGGGGATGGGGTAATTAAGGTAGAGATGCACTTTTTACCAGATGTCTATGTACCTTGCGATCAATGTAAGGGAAAACGCTACAATCGCGAAACACTAGAGATTTTCTATAAAGGAAAAAATATTCATCAAGTTCTCGATATGACTGTAGAAGAGGCACGAGAATTTTTTGATGCGATCCCAGTACTTGCGAGAAAATTACAAACCCTGATTGATGTCGGGCTTTCTTATATTCGTTTAGGACAGTCTTCAACAACGTTATCGGGCGGGGAAGCGCAACGTGTGAAATTGGCGACCGAACTTTCTAAACGTGATACGGGTAAGACTTTATATCTTCTTGATGAGCCGACAACAGGCTTACATTTTGCGGATATTAAACAGTTACTAACGGTATTGCATCGCTTACGGGATCAGGGCAATACCATTGTGGTGATTGAGCATAATTTGGATGTTATCAAAACGGCTGACTGGATTGTCGATTTAGGACCAGAAGGTGGTAATGGTGGTGGGCAAATTATTGCCGAAGGCACACCAGAGGATATTTGTAAGAAAGGTATTTCTCATACAGGGCGATTCTTAAAACCTATTTTGGATAAACAAAAATAA
- the ssb gene encoding single-stranded DNA-binding protein, producing MAGVNKVIIVGNLGADPEVRTIPNGSAVANISVATSENWIDKNTNERREITEWHRIVFYRRQAEIVGEYLRKGSKVYVEGRLRTRKWQDQNGQDRYTTEIQGDVLQMLDSRNERAEMGGFNNPNGYAQNNMARPAPAAAPRNTYQQAAPAYAPQPTPSSEAPMPPIDGPVDGDIPF from the coding sequence ATGGCAGGTGTAAATAAAGTTATTATCGTAGGTAACTTGGGTGCAGATCCTGAAGTACGTACGATACCAAATGGAAGCGCAGTTGCAAACATTAGCGTTGCAACCAGCGAAAACTGGATTGACAAAAACACCAATGAACGCCGTGAGATTACTGAGTGGCACCGTATTGTGTTCTATCGTCGTCAAGCAGAAATCGTTGGCGAATATTTACGTAAAGGTTCTAAAGTTTATGTCGAAGGTCGTTTACGTACTCGTAAATGGCAAGATCAAAATGGTCAAGATCGTTACACCACTGAAATTCAAGGTGATGTGCTACAAATGTTAGATAGCCGTAACGAACGCGCTGAAATGGGTGGTTTCAATAATCCAAATGGTTATGCACAAAACAATATGGCTCGTCCTGCACCAGCTGCAGCACCACGTAACACCTATCAACAAGCTGCACCAGCATACGCACCTCAACCAACACCAAGTTCAGAAGCGCCAATGCCACCAATTGATGGTCCAGTAGATGGTGATATTCCATTCTAA
- a CDS encoding DASS family sodium-coupled anion symporter translates to MNFKKIIQYAIILIFPVLTFIIPAPAGLPVIGWYLIGIYIAAILGIIFKPFPTPVVLLTAVAVSAIVIGNTAEQIMPDGTKVLLKQTDVLSGYKSGTTWLVFAAFMLSTAFVITGLGRRIAYKMIGAFGSTSLRLGYVNAFLDFIISPAMPSVTARGAGIMLPIMNSISLSLGSEPTSKESAKKIGSYLMVNTYMVVKTTGYITFTAMATNAIALKLLQPILNLQLSWMQWFLATCVPGLVCLFLVPLITYFLNKPTLKAIDNKKIASDGLEEMGPMSYAEKALLVIFILAVLAWMLSSYLHLKSSIIAVAIMPLLVLCKIVTWDDLLAKKSAWNTFIWYGGLLGLASVLDKANFFHWLASVMESMIHSDANHATLITIVILFLSVVVRYLYASGGAYVASMLPVFAAVGVAAGANPFTLGMGLLCTSCFGGALTHYGSGPAAPIFGTGYNSIKSWWLTGGIMALVSLIVLATIGFGWWNFILHMGWIQA, encoded by the coding sequence ATGAATTTTAAAAAGATTATTCAGTATGCCATCATACTGATTTTCCCAGTATTAACATTTATTATTCCTGCACCAGCAGGGCTACCCGTCATCGGATGGTACCTCATTGGTATTTATATTGCAGCTATTTTAGGTATTATCTTTAAACCTTTTCCAACTCCTGTTGTTTTATTAACCGCTGTTGCTGTATCCGCCATTGTCATTGGTAACACTGCAGAACAAATTATGCCAGATGGAACTAAAGTGTTATTAAAACAAACTGACGTTTTAAGTGGATATAAATCAGGAACTACTTGGTTAGTATTCGCTGCATTTATGCTTAGTACCGCCTTTGTTATTACTGGCTTAGGTCGCCGTATCGCTTATAAAATGATTGGTGCTTTTGGTAGCACTTCATTGCGCTTGGGATATGTTAATGCTTTTTTGGATTTCATTATTTCTCCTGCAATGCCTTCTGTAACCGCACGTGGTGCTGGAATTATGTTACCGATTATGAATTCAATCTCCCTTTCTTTAGGCTCAGAGCCAACCAGTAAAGAAAGTGCGAAAAAAATTGGTTCATATTTGATGGTTAATACTTACATGGTTGTAAAAACAACAGGTTATATTACGTTCACTGCAATGGCAACCAATGCGATTGCGTTAAAATTATTACAACCTATTTTGAATTTACAACTTAGCTGGATGCAATGGTTCCTCGCAACCTGTGTACCTGGACTTGTTTGCTTATTCCTGGTTCCACTTATTACTTACTTCCTTAATAAACCGACTTTAAAAGCAATTGATAATAAGAAAATTGCGAGTGATGGTTTAGAAGAGATGGGACCAATGAGTTATGCAGAAAAAGCATTACTTGTTATTTTTATTCTTGCCGTATTAGCGTGGATGCTTTCTAGTTATCTCCATTTAAAATCTTCTATTATCGCAGTTGCGATTATGCCACTTCTTGTTTTATGCAAAATCGTAACGTGGGACGATTTACTTGCTAAAAAAAGTGCATGGAACACCTTTATTTGGTACGGGGGATTGCTTGGTTTAGCATCTGTCCTCGATAAAGCAAACTTCTTCCACTGGTTAGCAAGCGTAATGGAAAGCATGATTCATAGTGATGCAAATCATGCAACCCTTATCACAATTGTGATTTTATTCTTGAGTGTTGTCGTTCGTTATCTTTACGCTTCTGGTGGAGCATATGTGGCATCAATGTTGCCAGTATTTGCTGCCGTAGGGGTTGCAGCAGGCGCAAATCCATTTACATTAGGTATGGGACTCCTTTGTACAAGTTGTTTCGGTGGTGCTCTTACTCACTATGGTTCTGGTCCAGCTGCACCAATTTTTGGTACAGGGTATAACAGTATTAAATCTTGGTGGTTGACAGGTGGTATCATGGCATTAGTGTCATTGATCGTATTAGCGACTATCGGTTTTGGCTGGTGGAACTTCATCCTTCATATGGGATGGATTCAAGCTTAA
- the citC gene encoding [citrate (pro-3S)-lyase] ligase — protein sequence MNTVLSKCILKDNKNEVDKIKLFLHKNNLIIDEGIDNFIIYYQEDNIIACGGLDNNIIKCIAIDDNYRGENILLSLATELINKAYELGRKDLFIYTKPEYQKVFKSCGFYLISDALPYMVLLENSKTRLEKYCNKLSQNSIIAPHIGSIVMNANPFTLGHRYLVEFALTQCDFLHIFVVGENASTFSYDERFSLVEQGIADLRDKICLHKGSEYIISKATFPNYFIKDQGITDDCYAEIDLKLFREHIAPALHINQRFVAQEPFCPVTAKYNQEMHYWLEKAPLNKPAINVIEIERKAYNGMAISASYVRKLIKDKQWDEIIHLVPKTTFDYLLEKYS from the coding sequence ATGAATACTGTGTTATCAAAATGTATATTGAAAGATAATAAAAATGAAGTAGATAAAATAAAATTATTTTTACATAAAAACAATCTCATTATTGATGAGGGGATTGATAATTTTATTATTTATTATCAAGAAGATAACATTATAGCATGTGGTGGATTAGACAATAATATAATAAAATGTATCGCTATTGATGATAATTATAGAGGAGAAAACATATTACTTTCTCTTGCTACTGAGTTAATCAACAAAGCCTATGAATTAGGACGTAAAGATTTATTTATCTATACAAAACCAGAATATCAAAAAGTATTTAAATCTTGTGGTTTCTATTTAATATCCGATGCGTTGCCCTATATGGTTTTACTCGAAAATAGTAAAACTAGGTTGGAGAAATATTGCAACAAATTAAGTCAAAATAGTATTATTGCTCCACATATTGGTAGTATTGTTATGAATGCTAATCCATTTACATTAGGGCATCGTTATCTTGTTGAGTTTGCATTAACGCAATGTGATTTTCTACATATCTTTGTAGTAGGAGAAAATGCCTCTACATTCAGTTATGATGAAAGATTTTCTCTGGTGGAACAAGGAATTGCCGATCTTCGTGACAAAATTTGTTTACATAAAGGCTCAGAATACATTATTTCTAAAGCGACCTTCCCTAATTATTTTATTAAGGATCAGGGGATCACCGATGATTGCTATGCAGAAATCGATCTCAAACTGTTCCGTGAACATATCGCCCCAGCATTACATATCAATCAACGGTTTGTCGCTCAAGAGCCTTTTTGTCCTGTAACAGCAAAGTACAATCAAGAAATGCACTATTGGCTAGAAAAAGCGCCGCTTAATAAACCAGCAATTAATGTTATCGAAATTGAAAGAAAGGCATATAATGGTATGGCAATTTCAGCCTCTTATGTCAGGAAGTTGATTAAGGATAAGCAGTGGGATGAAATTATACACCTCGTCCCAAAAACAACTTTCGATTATTTATTAGAAAAATATTCTTAA
- the citD gene encoding citrate lyase acyl carrier protein: MKITKSAIAGTLESSDALVRVSPADELDIEINSSVGKQFGKAIQATVEKVLTQLGVTQGLFIIEDKGALDCVLQARLKAALQRATDDQLSWEDLL, translated from the coding sequence ATGAAAATAACAAAATCTGCTATCGCAGGTACCCTTGAATCAAGCGATGCATTGGTAAGGGTATCTCCTGCTGATGAGCTTGATATTGAAATCAATAGCTCTGTCGGTAAACAATTTGGTAAAGCCATTCAAGCTACAGTAGAAAAAGTTCTAACGCAACTTGGTGTCACACAGGGCTTATTTATTATTGAAGATAAAGGTGCATTAGATTGTGTACTACAAGCTCGCCTTAAAGCCGCTTTACAACGTGCTACCGATGATCAACTAAGTTGGGAGGATCTGCTATGA
- the citE gene encoding citrate (pro-3S)-lyase subunit beta translates to MKLRRSMLFVPGSNAAMLSNSFIYRPDSIMFDLEDSVALKEKDTARILVAHTLGMPLYKEYGIETVVRVNPLDSEFGLKDLNLVVRAGVDVVRMPKTDTPQDVIDMDHAIAEIEKQCGREVGSTKLLAAIESPLGITQVNQIAVASSRLIGIALGAEDYVRNLKTERSPDGVELFYARCSILQAARAAGIQAFDTVYSNANNEEGFLKEASLIKQLGFDGKSLINPRQIELIHNIFAPTQKEVDQAKRIIEAAKQAEREGSGVASLNGKMIDAPIIERAKLVLERAKSGIRDE, encoded by the coding sequence ATGAAATTAAGACGTAGCATGCTATTCGTGCCAGGCTCAAATGCCGCAATGCTCAGCAACAGTTTTATTTACCGCCCTGATTCCATTATGTTTGACTTAGAAGATTCTGTCGCATTAAAAGAAAAAGATACCGCTAGAATCCTCGTCGCTCATACATTGGGAATGCCACTTTATAAAGAATATGGTATCGAAACCGTTGTCCGTGTTAATCCTCTTGATTCTGAATTTGGTCTAAAAGATTTAAATCTGGTTGTGCGTGCAGGCGTTGATGTTGTGCGTATGCCAAAAACCGATACACCACAAGACGTCATTGATATGGATCATGCCATTGCTGAAATTGAAAAACAATGTGGGCGTGAAGTAGGAAGTACCAAACTTCTTGCTGCTATTGAATCACCACTTGGTATTACTCAAGTTAATCAAATCGCAGTCGCTTCTTCTCGCCTCATCGGAATTGCATTAGGTGCGGAAGATTATGTTCGTAATTTAAAAACAGAACGTTCACCAGATGGTGTTGAGCTTTTCTATGCTCGTTGTTCCATTTTACAAGCCGCCCGTGCTGCGGGTATTCAAGCCTTTGATACCGTTTATTCTAATGCAAACAATGAAGAAGGCTTTTTAAAAGAAGCAAGCCTTATCAAACAACTTGGCTTTGATGGAAAATCATTAATTAATCCACGCCAAATTGAGCTTATTCATAACATCTTTGCACCAACTCAAAAAGAAGTCGATCAGGCTAAACGCATTATTGAAGCTGCCAAACAAGCCGAAAGAGAAGGTTCAGGCGTTGCTTCCTTAAACGGTAAAATGATTGATGCACCTATTATTGAACGTGCAAAACTCGTATTAGAACGTGCAAAATCTGGCATTCGTGACGAATAA
- the citF gene encoding citrate lyase subunit alpha: MTDREQRIEKVLENNSKLHAYQPVQKADSLAQTEPTRKLCDSLEEAIKRSGLKSGMTISFHHAFRNGDKVINQVMAKIAEMGIKDLTLASSSLIDSHKPLIEHIKNGVVSRIYTSGLRGELADEISHGLLPTPVNIHSHGGRVHLIKSGEINIDVAFLGVPACDNFGNANGYTGKSVCGSLGYARTDAEAAHKVVLLTEEIVGYPNSPASITQDHVDLIVKVDEVGDASKIGGGATRITTNPRELLIARKAADVIMNTTYFKDGFSLQTGSGGAALAVTRFLGDKMRAKNIKASFALGGITSTIVKLHEEGLIEKLLDVQSFDKDAAESLAHNPNHIEISANQYANCSSKGASVDRLDVVVLSALEIDTKFNVNVLTGSDGVIRGASGGHCDTAACAQVAIIVAPLVRGRIPTVVENVITCVTPGENIDILVTDHGVAVNPSRPDLIKMLTDAGMKLHTIEELCQLAYSITGKPEAIEFTDRPVAVVRYRDGSVIDAVYQVKE; the protein is encoded by the coding sequence ATGACAGATCGTGAACAACGTATTGAAAAAGTACTCGAAAATAATTCTAAACTACACGCTTATCAACCTGTTCAAAAAGCAGATTCTCTTGCACAAACAGAACCTACTCGTAAACTTTGCGATAGCTTAGAAGAAGCCATTAAACGTAGTGGCTTAAAAAGTGGCATGACTATCTCATTCCACCACGCATTCCGTAACGGTGATAAAGTTATCAACCAAGTGATGGCAAAAATTGCAGAAATGGGAATTAAAGATTTAACCCTAGCATCTAGTTCTTTAATTGATAGCCACAAACCACTAATTGAACATATTAAAAATGGCGTGGTTTCCCGTATTTATACGTCTGGATTACGTGGCGAATTAGCTGATGAGATTTCTCATGGTCTATTACCTACTCCTGTAAATATTCACTCTCACGGTGGACGTGTACACTTAATCAAAAGCGGTGAAATCAACATTGACGTGGCTTTCCTCGGCGTACCAGCCTGCGATAATTTTGGTAACGCAAATGGTTATACGGGTAAAAGTGTTTGTGGTTCACTTGGCTATGCTCGTACCGATGCAGAAGCTGCGCACAAAGTTGTACTATTAACTGAAGAAATCGTTGGTTATCCAAATAGCCCTGCGAGCATTACTCAAGATCATGTTGATCTCATTGTAAAAGTAGATGAAGTGGGCGATGCAAGCAAAATTGGTGGCGGTGCGACTCGTATTACAACCAACCCTCGCGAACTTCTCATTGCACGTAAAGCGGCCGATGTAATCATGAATACCACTTATTTTAAAGATGGTTTTTCATTACAAACAGGTTCAGGTGGCGCAGCCCTTGCTGTAACTCGTTTCCTTGGCGATAAAATGCGTGCTAAAAATATCAAAGCCTCATTTGCACTTGGTGGAATTACTTCTACTATCGTGAAACTTCATGAAGAAGGGCTAATTGAAAAACTGCTTGATGTCCAAAGCTTTGATAAAGATGCAGCTGAATCTCTTGCTCACAATCCAAATCATATTGAAATCTCTGCAAATCAATATGCTAACTGTAGCTCAAAAGGGGCTTCAGTTGATCGTCTTGATGTGGTTGTATTAAGTGCATTGGAAATTGATACGAAATTTAATGTCAATGTTTTAACTGGTTCAGATGGCGTAATTCGTGGTGCCTCAGGCGGTCACTGTGATACTGCTGCTTGCGCTCAGGTAGCCATTATCGTAGCGCCTCTGGTTCGTGGTCGTATTCCAACAGTGGTTGAAAATGTCATCACTTGCGTGACCCCAGGTGAAAATATTGATATCCTTGTCACTGACCATGGTGTTGCAGTTAATCCAAGCCGCCCTGATCTGATTAAAATGTTAACAGATGCTGGTATGAAACTTCACACTATTGAAGAGCTTTGTCAACTTGCCTACAGTATTACAGGCAAACCGGAGGCAATTGAATTTACGGATCGTCCTGTTGCTGTTGTTCGTTATCGCGATGGTTCAGTAATCGATGCCGTTTATCAAGTAAAAGAATAA
- the citG gene encoding triphosphoribosyl-dephospho-CoA synthase CitG: protein MYLENFYNITSLQGSDVPLLELLDAKEKRARLQKKYCETYKKSVLSVTLVAMGGVKRNPLLDYVFKRALDRLNTLFQMLKIVPLAQSIQFLSTGHEAIFALSIDPRLLKQYCIEIEESLPLARLWDIDVITPTGEILNRTDFYVPARSCLLCDDNAKICARNRKHSLADLHNYMQNLVAQDYLAEKLAYHASDALVEEACLTPKPGLVDAKNTGAHQDMNVRLLQQSARVLRPYFAKFIRFGQQTAHLPISEILSRLRPLGIKAEDAMFLVTKGVNTHKGAVFSFGLVCTAIGRLSSTKNFWHQDHFFTLENICNLVAEMCQGITKELTDGQYPVTAGITLFKRYGVKGARGEAEAGFPLLRKYFCIFDKYQHLSFEHQKFLFLLHLMHENADTNILHRGGLDGLEFIQQHAKALLEDNQIYHDLPYLKSRLENFDTQCMEKNLSAGGSADLLALSIFLHALLRINFDHSNQINFSEN, encoded by the coding sequence ATGTACTTAGAAAATTTTTATAATATAACATCGCTACAAGGTAGCGATGTTCCTTTACTCGAACTTCTGGACGCAAAAGAAAAGCGTGCACGTTTACAAAAAAAATATTGCGAAACCTATAAAAAATCAGTCTTATCCGTCACACTTGTGGCAATGGGTGGCGTAAAAAGGAATCCACTTCTTGATTATGTTTTTAAACGTGCACTCGATCGATTAAATACATTATTCCAAATGTTGAAAATCGTTCCCCTTGCACAATCTATCCAATTCTTATCCACGGGGCATGAGGCAATTTTTGCCTTATCAATTGACCCTCGTTTATTAAAACAATATTGCATCGAAATAGAAGAAAGTTTACCCCTAGCCCGCCTTTGGGATATTGATGTCATTACACCAACTGGTGAAATCCTCAACCGAACCGATTTTTATGTTCCTGCTCGAAGCTGCTTACTTTGTGATGATAATGCTAAAATTTGTGCAAGAAATCGTAAACACTCACTCGCAGATCTTCACAACTATATGCAAAATTTAGTCGCTCAAGATTATCTTGCTGAAAAACTTGCTTACCATGCAAGTGATGCCTTGGTCGAAGAAGCGTGCTTAACGCCTAAACCAGGATTAGTTGACGCAAAAAATACTGGCGCACACCAAGATATGAATGTTCGGCTTTTACAACAAAGCGCCCGAGTTTTACGTCCATATTTCGCTAAGTTCATTCGTTTTGGGCAACAAACTGCACATTTACCAATTTCTGAAATATTATCCCGCTTACGTCCATTAGGCATTAAAGCAGAAGATGCAATGTTTCTCGTTACTAAAGGGGTAAATACGCACAAAGGGGCTGTTTTTAGCTTTGGTTTAGTCTGTACTGCTATCGGACGATTGAGCAGTACTAAAAATTTTTGGCATCAGGACCATTTTTTTACATTAGAAAATATTTGTAATTTAGTTGCCGAAATGTGTCAAGGTATCACCAAAGAATTAACTGATGGGCAATATCCTGTTACCGCAGGTATCACCTTATTCAAACGATATGGTGTAAAAGGCGCTCGTGGAGAGGCAGAGGCTGGTTTTCCACTTTTACGCAAATATTTCTGTATTTTTGATAAATATCAGCATCTAAGTTTTGAACATCAAAAATTCCTGTTCCTATTACATTTGATGCATGAAAATGCAGATACCAATATTCTCCACCGTGGTGGTTTAGATGGTTTAGAATTTATTCAACAACATGCTAAAGCACTACTAGAGGACAACCAAATTTATCATGATTTACCTTATCTAAAATCACGTTTAGAAAACTTTGATACACAATGTATGGAAAAAAATTTAAGTGCAGGTGGAAGCGCAGATTTGCTTGCTCTAAGTATTTTTCTTCATGCTCTTCTACGCATTAACTTTGATCACTCAAATCAAATAAATTTTTCCGAAAATTAG
- a CDS encoding chorismate mutase, which translates to MTAELQKLRKQINQIDDELLTLLHQRQIIVHEIGKQKQQEHLPLRDLNREQQVLSNLKMKAKTRQLHLSDDDIDAIFHIIMQRALDLQVQESHQNIK; encoded by the coding sequence ATGACAGCCGAACTTCAAAAACTTCGTAAACAGATCAATCAAATTGATGATGAACTCTTAACCCTTCTTCATCAACGCCAAATTATTGTGCATGAAATTGGTAAACAAAAACAGCAAGAGCATTTACCACTGCGTGATCTTAATCGTGAGCAGCAAGTTTTATCAAATCTAAAAATGAAAGCAAAAACACGTCAACTTCATTTAAGCGATGATGATATTGATGCAATTTTCCACATCATTATGCAACGTGCGCTTGATCTACAAGTACAAGAATCTCATCAAAATATTAAATAA